gatttttttttctagcagtttgtatttttgtttgtctTTATTTAGATGGTAGATATCTGGTTGTGAATATTTTTGGTACTTATTTTTATTCTAACtttttttatccttattatatatatatggatttgctaatgcacacccacTGTTTTTTATGAAGGTTTGCATTAGCAACATACTAGTACATCTTAAggtgtatttaactactttttagttataacttgctaacacacactaaggtgtatttaactactttttagttatcatttgctaacacacaccttctaaaaattaAGTAGGTGTATTATAGCAAATGCCTATAGgagttgctaacgtacacccacttattttttagaaggtgtgcattagcaacatgCACCCTAAGGtatatttaactactttttagttataaCTTGCTAACACACACTAAGGTGTATTTAACAACTTTTTAGTTAACTTGCTATACACAAAATAGAACATTGCGTCCCCTCAAATCatattactccctctgtccaattttataagacctcatttgactaaatatattatttatatgcCTTATTTTAAAcgtatttttttaaagtatataaatctaaattttataatattatattgtccttaaaaaaaagtgttcatGATTGACGAAAGGAGGCTTCAAATTAAAGttgaagcaaaaaataaaacGGCTTCTCTTTATACCCATGtttctttttctccttttgGATTTCTTTTTTTGTCCTTCAATAGAAATTtcgatttttgtttttcaaatttttcctGGATTTGAACGAGAAAAACTTTGGTTTCtacgttccgaatttttttcaaGGGCACAATTGGATTTTTGAAGAAGCTGTTAAATAGACCCACTCAGCCCGGTCCGGCCCAGTGGGCCAGGCTATATAAGTGGGCCAAATTGGCCCGAGCCAATTATGATTTGGATATGCATTAATGCGTCTGGTCCCATACGAGTCATGCGGGCTAATGGGTCAGTTcgatctattttattttatttttttcgtttattcaatcttttttatgtcACTTTAATGTATTAGTTCctcataattatcaatttatGCCCAATGTGCTAGTCCAATCCAATCCCTATTTTCATATGGAATACCTGAACTTGGAAGGTGGAGTTAATTAATGCAAGTAGTGTATGTATTTATGCAAGTAGTATAAGTCTATATAATCTACTTTCCCTTGTAGTTCAGCAACATACCATTTCAATTATACTATAAATATTCTCACTATATCTTCCTTTTTCATCACAAAATTGTCGGTTACATCATCTCAACCATCATaaccaattaaattaaattgagaGAAACTTAAAAAAGAATGTTTCTATTAGCACTCATAAGCCTCACAAAATGGTTTTGGTACCATATGATTGTTAAATCATGTTATCAAActgcaaaaaaattgaaaagttatAGCTTTAATTTGTTTGATCTTTCATCTAAACCACTTCATCAACCTTCAATTTTTCCTAGTATTTTGAATTGTGATTTAAAAGGTAGAGAGTCACAAACACTTGTTTGTGACATTCATAGTGTCCTATTAAGAACTCATTCTTTCTTTCCTTATTTCATGCTAATTGCTTTTGAAGGTGGTAGCATTTTAAGAGCTTTTATATTACTTTCTTCATGTCCTATATTATGGTTTTTAAGCTATGAACTTAAGCTTAAAGTTATGATCTTCATAACTTTTTGTGGACTTAAAATAAAGGACATGGAAATGATAGCAAGAGTTGTTTTACCAAAGTTTTACATGGAGAATCTTAATCTTATGCCTTATGAGGTTTTGGTTTCAGCAAAGTGTAGAGTTTTCATCACTTCTGTTCCTAGAGTTATGGTTGAGGGATTTTTGAAGGAATATTTGAATGGTGATGATGTTATAGCTACTGAATTGCAAAGTGTTGGATGTTACTTCACTGGTTTGATCTCTAAGCATGGTTTGGTTGTTAAGCATAGTGCAATAATGGATTATTTTGGAGATAAAAAACCTGATTTAGGGATTGGAAGCACATGTGTCAATGATCATCATTTTATATCATGTTGCAAGGTATATTTCAAGCTAGATTATGCTTTTtactactatattttttttaaacataatacTAGTGtgaatttgcactagctttACCGGTGACTAATCAATAAGGTTGGTCTGAATTATTTAGAGGTCTTGATCGAATATTTAAAATAGAcccttaacaaaaaaaaaaataattaaaagtatcactctctattaatttaaattgtaaataatataaaaagcacaaaaaataattatcattataTGTAACATCAAAAAAGACATCCTTataattaaagattaaatttgATGCAAAGATTGAAAATGGCCTATTAGTTGAGTTTTTAATAGGTTTGACATATAATAGTTTCAAtacttagatttttttttaaaaaaaaaaattattgattttaatttaatttaaaatgactAGAATTATGcaaaaagaaatttggaaaTGAAGGAGTTTGAACCAATGACTTTGCACTCTAAAATATCACGATCTATCATTAATTTATTGATacacatttgatattttatgcacatttacaaatatataactattattataaagcttcaaaattttgaaatctAATAATATGTCATAGCACCCCCAACGCATGGGTGCGAGTCAGACCTGCTAATCAGCATCAAAGATTTTGGTTGACCACTTTTAGtgatttttaaattcaaatgtAAATCTGAAATCTTGTTTAATAGATTTAAGTAAagttccactttttttttttttgaagggaAGTCAAGTTCCACTTTAGACAATATAATGTGTGGTATTTTTAGCTATGTTATACCGTTAGTATTAATTTaaactataaatttttataacatatTTTGGTTGAAAAAAAGGGAaggattaaatttttaatttaagtaAAATATACACATTAGCTCTTGAAATGAAAGGAATAATAGATTAtcataaaacaattttaataattcacttaaacaaacataataaattattttcttttctcttttccttTAGAATCCTCATAAAAAGAGTTCATATCCATGTATATAATTCActtaacatatatttaattgaGACAGAGAAAGACTTCATATCCTTGTCAGGACTTGTAACACCAAGTCTTGAAGTATAGTACCCCCACATCTAATCTTCTTACCCCACAAATCCCTGTGATCTTCATCTTCCTACCCCACAACCACAAGCCCAGTAAATTTCCCATTGGGTCTATAATCAGTTTGCTGGaaaagtttttgaaaatttctcatcccacctacccactttctcaccacacctctggaaattccatttttgcccttggtcaaaaaattcggaacgcgttttccgaatttttttgccttcaaaaacaactttgtaatgtgttttcggaattttttccaaatttgaactaaaaaaattcggaaaacgcgttccgaattttttgaccaagggcaaaaatggaatttccaggggtgtggtgagaaagtgggtagtgagatgagaaattttcaaagTTTTTTATGTTATCTCTTTAGGCCTCCATGGGCCATGGTTCCTTTTCACCctttggattttacttttttgcccttcaataaacacttcagtttctacgaaccgaattttttatcaaggacaaaattggaatagttgggggtataaaagatacatcgggggcccgaagagaaaacatcaaagtTTTTTGTAGTTTGATTTGTGTAGGGTAAATTCGTTTgattttttggaagaaaagtGGAGAGTTCTACTTCTTGttgttcttttttaaattaaattaataatatcatAGAGTATTTGTTTTAAATATGAATTAAGTGTGACTGAAGTATTAATTACGTGATTATTTATCATGctctttcaattattttataataacattaattatataaaataaattcgCAATCAGAGCTTAAGAATATTCACAAAACTGTGACCGATCGAAGTGTTTTTTGTGTGAAAAGTGATGCCAGCAAAATTGTGACTTAAGAATTTTCCTATCAAAATCCTCCAAAAATCAATTCGCAAACAGTGCTTAAGAATATTTTTTGTCTAAAAAGTGATGCcgacaaaattgaaatttatcaAAAACACGAGGGACCTAGTAGCCACATACACGCACACATGGAACAGAAAGTATGAAAACGTAGAATTAAACGTTCGTCAACTATACACTTGTTACTTGCTAATGTAATGATAATCTCTACCCCTCAATTTGTTCGTTTGTAATTCTCTTCTTTGGATTTTATCCctctttataaacaaaaaaaaagttaatgttctGGTCCGCAACAAGTAGAACAAGTGACAATAATTAAATTGAATccattaattataaaaaaaaaaattgtgaaatccTCAAATTAGAATGTGTGGCAagtaatgtaccaaaaaaaaaaaaaattgtgtggCAAGTCTAAACCCACAGCTGTACGTTTTTCCGGTTTATAGcatattagttattattattttatatatttatagcaTATTGATTATAATTGGTACTATTTAACAACTATTGCTAACTACATTATTACCaataagaataatgctagcaacacactctttaacaaacacactctctttattggttgaaattcacatgggtcccataaaaaaatgtggactcatataacttttatgggacccatataaattttaaccaatagaagagagtgtgttgaagtgtgtttgttaaagagtgtgttgctagcactcctcttacGATAAacaataaactataaactatacACCTATAATAATGAATTTCAGTTTCCCATTAATTATTCTATCTTAATTCTCATCTAACTCCAGCAATATATGATAATGACAGGAAGCTTATGTGGTGAGCAATGAAATAAGTCCAAAATCAATCATGCAAAGAGAAAAATATCCAAAACCATTAATATTCCATGATGGAAGACTAGCATTTTACCCTACACCTTCATCAACTCTCTACATGTTCATGTGGCTTCCAATTGCAATTCCATTATCAATTTATAGATTATTTCTTGGAACAATTGTTTATTACAAATGGGGTCTTGCATTAGTAGGATATAGTGGTATTACTATAACTATCAAAGGCTATGATAACactaaaaataatttagaaaaaaataaaggagTACTTTATGTTTGTAATCATAGATCATTATTAGATCCTGTTTTTCTAAGCATGAGTTTAAGAAAAACATTAACAACTGTAACTTATAGCTTAAGTAAAGTGTCTGAAATTATGTCTCCTATTAAGACAATGAGTTTAACAAGAGATAGAGAACAAGATAGAGAAACAATGCAAAGGTTACTTGGTGAAGGTGATTTAGTTGTTTGTCCTGAAGGAACAACTTGTAGGGAACCTTATCTTTTAAGGTTTAGTTCACTTTTTGCTGAACTTGCTGATGAGATTGTGCCTGTTGCTATGCAAGCTAATGTGAGTTTGTTTTATGGTACAACAGCTAGTGGATTAAAATGGTTggattcatttttgtttttgatgaaTCCATGGCCAACTTATATTATTGAATTACTTGAAAAAGTTCCAAAAGAATTCACTTGTGCTGGTGGAAAGTCTCGTTTTGAAGTTGCTAATTATATACAAAGAGAGTTGGGGATTGCTTTGGGATTTGAGTGTACAAATATTACTAGAAGGGATAAATATATGATGTTAGCTGGAAATGAAGGTGTTGTTCATAAAAAGAAGTGAAAATTGTGGTGATTGAAGTTTCACATTCAAGATGTGTACAGTATAATTCTGGTTTGAAATtaatatctctctctctctctctctatatatatatatatatatatatatatatatatataatgtgatctACTCCCTCCCGccataaatatataatataagtaaaagtgtattttttagattcattgaataacaaaAGTATATGGTCTGTattatagtccagatacatCTGTTATTTaatatgaatctaaaaaaaaatacaattttcctTATATTTATGGTCGGAGTATTTatcaactactccctccggttctttttataagaaacttttgaCTTTTCAGgttcattcaataattaatgtattcGGAGAGAGTATCTTGTATTCATGGCGATGTGTACAACTTTGTTTCTAAAAGAGTGAAAGGAAAAAGAGTATGGTTATGAATATATACTTGTAATTAAATTATCATTTCATACATACTTGTATCTCATTTACTCGAGAAATAATTAATAGTGTGTATTGCAATACAgtacatatttttcattattttattatcaaaaaGAATATTGTATTACAAGAATGTTGTACAAAagaattcaaatattattactgctaaaaaacattgtttcaaaaaaaaaaaaaattctattttggATGAATGTATACAATTCAAGCTtattacaacttttttttttccagtagCATAGTtatagaaatttcaccttaaaagtatataaatggaGTGTCTGGTGTTCAAACCTCAGTTCTacatatatatgtgatattccTACAATTGAGCTAAGcaagttaggatcctctccatttccaattatttccatttcctccattattatataattttaggaatataaatgtaaaagtgTAACATTAAGTGGGtccaaatatcatttatacacccaaaaacatttaaaaactttggtaatgaaagaaatggaaacaatagaaaatggagaggatcccaacTCGAGCTAAGCCCATGGGTCAAGCTTATTACATTTTATTTTGGGTAAAGATCGATGTATGGAATTTGAATGTTCAATCTGCGCATCATCAATGTTCAATGTtcatagttttttatttttaaaaaataaaaaagttatattatttcaTTATTAAAGTACgaataataaattctaaaaaaaatagaaataattaataCAAGCATTaaatttgatctagtggtgacgTGTTTGAATAGTATGCCAGAAAGTATGGGTTCGATCATCAACTCTATTGTGAATCAAACAAAAAGTAGGAATAATACAAGATAAGATTAAATCGAAAAATTTGGTgactaacataaaaaattagaactcttaaaacacttaaaaaaaatttacctttCTTCAAACTTTCAATATATATGGGGAAAAACTCTAACCACACTAACTTATCAAAGCGGAATTTCTCTATCAAAGGAAGGACATATTTACAAGGATTTGGACAAGTGTGGGTTTATGTTGTCGTGTATGTAAATATAATACCATTTTTCAAATTTCTCAAGTTACATACGATTTCTCTTTTTGaaggaaaataaaaagtttCATACGATTTTTGGAAATTACGAAAAGTACTTATATATGGTCAAATACATATCAAACTAAAAAACTGTGTATCTATGTCCTTTTTCTCTCtcaactttttttaaattttataattattatatatttagagaaaaaataatatgtacTGGAAGTGTAAAATTACcgtcaaccaatatcaaccatATTTTCCGCACATCACCCCATTAAACTCGATTTTCTTAAGATGATATGGAATAATACTTCATTCttatttgttgtcaatataaaattaatttacactaacGGTACGTATTCTTTAAACTCATATTTTTATTAGTGCATTTCTTCAAATCATTGAAAGCAAGAGGGTCCTATAGGTATTTAATTGTGATTGTGATAGTGTAAAAATCTGTTGCACCAAGAAAATTGTGACCCTATGTAGGACAAGGTTGGTGTGACTTTCAGTCGATTCGGACCTTCTGATTAGTGgccgtttgttatagcttattttatataaaaatcacttttttttataaaaataatcacttttaaatgttttgcatctgtttgttacatatttttaaaataatcagaagctaaaaataatcagaaaacagtTAAAAATAAGAAGCTACTAAAAGTAGcttaataatagttttttttagaggagagagaaaaaaaatgttataaacaggaaagttatttgtaattaaaaaaattacttttataagttgtattcaaacaaactaaagaatattttattataaaaagtgatttttattataataaacaaacacaaagtaaattcaacttttctaaaaatctctaaaaactaatctctaaattattttacatcaaaatcactatttatgAGGGCTAcgaataatataatattttctattctaaagTTTTGTATAGTGTGTCTATGTTCACCACTTTTTATCATTCTTATGGTGGGATCAAGATCACCTACAGTTGAACTCAACTGCAGGGCCACACAGTGGAGTAAATTGTCCtactattatttaaataatttaaataaattataagaacATGGCTAAAAGTAGGGGCGGACCCAGTAATGAATTCTTAGTGTGGCTAAATTTTTCAgcattactaaaaaaaattcatcatcatcccaataattcagttaaacaacaaacaatatataaaattactactaatacaatatgtatatccaaaaaaagaacaccaataataatccataaaatttctattaaaaaaaaatcaataaactaACAACTATATCcataaaacttcaaaatttctattcgaaaaaaaaaactataacttattgaatatatatgttaaatcatacatattactattgtttgatagtttattttgataaactaattcaattagcttataacttattattttttattccaattttacctatGTCATCTACTAATTGAAAAACTTAAacctattgttttatgttagttCAATCGTTAATTTCACTCAGTACTACAACTTCAATTAGTTATCCacaattttttgacaaacaaaatcaaagttgattattaaaaacatacaaaatatatAACTTCAAATAATACACTATGTATAACCAACCAATGACTTGAAATCAACAATAGTAgactataaactaatatttacactaATACTTAAATTAATGTGTACCGAGAGACATACAgtcattaataataaactctaaagtaatatttacattaacatttgtatgaatatgtataaacaataatgtaaaattatttataaaattattattattatttttagaaaaaatttggACTGGACTGGTGTGACTATAGCCACACCATGCTTCACACAGGTCCGCCCCTGGCTAAAAGGCTCTATAAACTCAACTGCATGATATCTATTTCCCTTGTGGTGTCAACCTTCACATTGTCTTTTATTCTCAAATCTTTGTCATCACTCATTTTAAGTTCATGGTGGACTGTCCCATAAAACTTCTCAACTAACAGTTTTACTTTAATCCACCAAACTATATCTAGATCATGTTCGTTTTGTAGGTGGAAAATTGTCGACTACAATATTATTACAAATAATTGAATATTgcttataagaaattttgatttGTCTCTTGATATATTAATTTGATTGAACAGGTTGCATTTCGTAAATTCAACTGTTTAGCCTTAGCCGACTACCCTGAGCTAAAAGATTTGTGGTATGGCCAACTTAATCACATTGTGTTTTGTAATCTTAAATCCCTAGTGGTGCAAAGATGTGGTTTTTTATCACATGTACTTCTACCATCAAATGTAATGCAAGCTCTGCGTGGATTGGAAGATTTAAAAGTAACAAACTGTGACTCGTTAGAAGCAGTGTTTGATGTGAAAGGTTTGAAGTCTAGAGAAATATTGATAAAACAAAGCACTCAGTTGAAAAGTTTGACTTTATCTAGTTTACCAAAATTGAAGCACATATGGAATGAGGATCCTCTTGAAGTTATCAGCTTTGGAAATTTATGCAAAGTGGAGGTTTCTATGTGTCCAATCTTGTTATATATCTTTTCATCATCATTGTGCCATGATCTTGGACATCTTGAAATGCTTGATATACTGTCTTGTGGAGTTGTGGAAATTGTAGCAATAGAAGAAGGTTCGATGGAAAA
This portion of the Trifolium pratense cultivar HEN17-A07 linkage group LG3, ARS_RC_1.1, whole genome shotgun sequence genome encodes:
- the LOC123917227 gene encoding glycerol-3-phosphate acyltransferase 1-like → MFLLALISLTKWFWYHMIVKSCYQTAKKLKSYSFNLFDLSSKPLHQPSIFPSILNCDLKGRESQTLVCDIHSVLLRTHSFFPYFMLIAFEGGSILRAFILLSSCPILWFLSYELKLKVMIFITFCGLKIKDMEMIARVVLPKFYMENLNLMPYEVLVSAKCRVFITSVPRVMVEGFLKEYLNGDDVIATELQSVGCYFTGLISKHGLVVKHSAIMDYFGDKKPDLGIGSTCVNDHHFISCCKEAYVVSNEISPKSIMQREKYPKPLIFHDGRLAFYPTPSSTLYMFMWLPIAIPLSIYRLFLGTIVYYKWGLALVGYSGITITIKGYDNTKNNLEKNKGVLYVCNHRSLLDPVFLSMSLRKTLTTVTYSLSKVSEIMSPIKTMSLTRDREQDRETMQRLLGEGDLVVCPEGTTCREPYLLRFSSLFAELADEIVPVAMQANVSLFYGTTASGLKWLDSFLFLMNPWPTYIIELLEKVPKEFTCAGGKSRFEVANYIQRELGIALGFECTNITRRDKYMMLAGNEGVVHKKK